The Lycium barbarum isolate Lr01 chromosome 9, ASM1917538v2, whole genome shotgun sequence genome has a segment encoding these proteins:
- the LOC132608945 gene encoding anthranilate synthase alpha subunit 1, chloroplastic-like isoform X1 — MQSLTISHTFFPTKVLPVPLISTRTSTSALALRVRTLKCSSSLVMDEDRFIEASKSGNLIPLHRTIFSEHLTPVLAYRCLVKEDDREAPSFLFESVESGFRSSSVGRYSVVGAQPSMEIVAKEQNVTILDHHTGELTQKMVQDPMTIPRSISQKWKTRLIDELPETFCGGWVGYFSYDTVRYIENKKLPFLRAPEDDQNLADIQLGLYEDVIVFDHVEKKAHVIHWVRLDQYSSLPEAYLDGKKRLEILVSRVQGIESPRLSPGSVDFCTHEFGPSLTKGNMTSEEYKNAVLQAKEHIAAGDIFQIVLSQRFERRTFADPFEVYRALRIVNPSPYMTYIQARGCILVASSPEILTHVKKRRIVNRPLAGTSRRGKTPDEDVMLEMQMLKDEKQCAEHIMLVDLGRNDVGKVSKPGSVNVEKLMSIERYSHVMHISSTVSGELLDHLTCWDALRAALPVGTVSGAPKVKAMELIDQLEVARRGPYSGGFGGISFSGDMDIALALRTMVFLTGAHYDTMYSYTDASKRQEWVAHLQSGAGIVADSDPDEEQIECENKVAGLCRAIDLAESAFVKGRQEPSVKMNGSVPNLFSRVQSESQRSVTSKARVHEKRNQ; from the exons ATGCAGTCATTAACTATTTCTCATACGTTTTTTCCGACCAAAGTTCTGCCGGTCCCCCTCATTTCTACCCGGACTTCAACTTCTGCTCTCGCGTTACGTGTCCGTACATTAAAATGCTCTTCATCTCTTG TTATGGATGAGGACAGGTTTATTGAAGCTTCTAAAAGCGGAAACTTGATTCCGCTTCACAGAACCATTTTTTCTGAACATTTGACACCGGTGCTGGCATACCGATGTTTGGTGAAAGAAGATGATCGTGAAGCTCCAAGCTTTCTATTTGAGTCGGTTGAATCTGGTTTTCGTAGTTCTAGTGTT GGTCGGTACAGCGTGGTGGGAGCTCAACCATCCATGGAAATTGTGGCTAAGGAACAGAATGTGACTATATTGGACCACCACACTGGAGAATTGACCCAGAAGATGGTCCAAGATCCCATGACTATTCCAAGAAGCATTTCCCAGAAATGGAAGACGAGACTTATCGATGAACTTCCTGAGACCTTTTGTG GTGGATGGGTTGGTTACTTCTCATATGACACAGTTCGGTATATAGAGAACAAGAAGTTACCATTCCTAAGGGCTCCAGAGGATGACCAGAACCTTGCAGATATTCAGTTAGGACTATATGAGGATGTCATTGTGTTTGATCATGTAGAAAAG AAAGCACATGTGATCCACTGGGTGCGGTTAGATCAATACTCATCTCTTCCTGAGGCTTATCTTGATGGGAAGAAACGCTTGGAAATATTAGTGTCTAGAGTACAAGGAATTGAGTC TCCAAGGTTATCTCCTGGTTCTGTGGATTTCTGTACTCATGAGTTTGGACCTTCATTAACCAAGGGAAACATGACAAGTGAGGAGTACAAGAACGCCGTCTTACAGGCAAAGGAGCACATTGCTGCAGGAGACATATTTCAAATTGTTTTAAGTCAACGTTTTGAGAGAAGAACATTTGCTGACCCATTTGAAGTATACAGAGCATTAAGAATTGTGAATCCAAGCCCGTACATGACTTACATACAA GCCAGAGGCTGCATTTTAGTTGCATCGAGTCCAGAGATCCTGACACATGTAAAGAAA AGAAGAATTGTTAATCGACCATTGGCTGGGACAAGCAGAAGAGGGAAGACACCTGATGAGGATGTGATGTTGGAAATGCAGATGTTAAAAGATGAGAAACAATGCGCGGAGCACATCATGCTGGTTGATTTGGGACGAAATGATGTAGGAAAG GTGTCAAAACCTGGCTCTGTGAATGTTGAAAAGCTCATGAGCATCGAGAGATATTCCCATGTGATGCACATAAGCTCCACG GTGTCGGGAGAGTTGCTTGATCATTTAACCTGTTGGGATGCACTGCGTGCTGCATTGCCTGTTGGGACCGTCAGTGGAGCACCAAAG GTAAAGGCCATGGAGTTGATTGATCAACTAGAAGTAGCTCGGAGAGGGCCTTACAGTGGTGGGTTTGGAGGAATTTCATTTTCAGGTGACATGGACATCGCACTAGCTCTAAGGACGATGGTATTCCTCACCGGAGCTCATTATGACACAATGTATTCATACACAGATGCCAGCAAGCGTCAGGAATGGGTTGCTCATCTCCAATCGGGGGCTGGAATTGTGGCTGATAGTGATCCTGACGAGGAACAGATAGAATGCGAAAATAAAGTGGCCGGTCTATGCCGGGCCATTGACTTGGCTGAATCAGCTTTTGTAAAGGGAAGACAGGAACCTTCAGTCAAGATGAATGGTTCTGTGCCAAATCTATTTTCAAGGGTGCAATCAGAGTCTCAAAGATCGGTTACTTCAAAAGCCAGAGTACATGAGAAAAGAAACCAGTAA
- the LOC132608945 gene encoding anthranilate synthase alpha subunit 1, chloroplastic-like isoform X2, with translation MQSLTISHTFFPTKVLPVPLISTRTSTSALALRVRTLKCSSSLVMDEDRFIEASKSGNLIPLHRTIFSEHLTPVLAYRCLVKEDDREAPSFLFESVESGFRSSSVGRYSVVGAQPSMEIVAKEQNVTILDHHTGELTQKMVQDPMTIPRSISQKWKTRLIDELPETFCGGWVGYFSYDTVRYIENKKLPFLRAPEDDQNLADIQLGLYEDVIVFDHVEKKAHVIHWVRLDQYSSLPEAYLDGKKRLEILVSRVQGIESPRLSPGSVDFCTHEFGPSLTKGNMTSEEYKNAVLQAKEHIAAGDIFQIVLSQRFERRTFADPFEVYRALRIVNPSPYMTYIQARGCILVASSPEILTHVKKRRIVNRPLAGTSRRGKTPDEDVMLEMQMLKDEKQCAEHIMLVDLGRNDVGKVSGELLDHLTCWDALRAALPVGTVSGAPKVKAMELIDQLEVARRGPYSGGFGGISFSGDMDIALALRTMVFLTGAHYDTMYSYTDASKRQEWVAHLQSGAGIVADSDPDEEQIECENKVAGLCRAIDLAESAFVKGRQEPSVKMNGSVPNLFSRVQSESQRSVTSKARVHEKRNQ, from the exons ATGCAGTCATTAACTATTTCTCATACGTTTTTTCCGACCAAAGTTCTGCCGGTCCCCCTCATTTCTACCCGGACTTCAACTTCTGCTCTCGCGTTACGTGTCCGTACATTAAAATGCTCTTCATCTCTTG TTATGGATGAGGACAGGTTTATTGAAGCTTCTAAAAGCGGAAACTTGATTCCGCTTCACAGAACCATTTTTTCTGAACATTTGACACCGGTGCTGGCATACCGATGTTTGGTGAAAGAAGATGATCGTGAAGCTCCAAGCTTTCTATTTGAGTCGGTTGAATCTGGTTTTCGTAGTTCTAGTGTT GGTCGGTACAGCGTGGTGGGAGCTCAACCATCCATGGAAATTGTGGCTAAGGAACAGAATGTGACTATATTGGACCACCACACTGGAGAATTGACCCAGAAGATGGTCCAAGATCCCATGACTATTCCAAGAAGCATTTCCCAGAAATGGAAGACGAGACTTATCGATGAACTTCCTGAGACCTTTTGTG GTGGATGGGTTGGTTACTTCTCATATGACACAGTTCGGTATATAGAGAACAAGAAGTTACCATTCCTAAGGGCTCCAGAGGATGACCAGAACCTTGCAGATATTCAGTTAGGACTATATGAGGATGTCATTGTGTTTGATCATGTAGAAAAG AAAGCACATGTGATCCACTGGGTGCGGTTAGATCAATACTCATCTCTTCCTGAGGCTTATCTTGATGGGAAGAAACGCTTGGAAATATTAGTGTCTAGAGTACAAGGAATTGAGTC TCCAAGGTTATCTCCTGGTTCTGTGGATTTCTGTACTCATGAGTTTGGACCTTCATTAACCAAGGGAAACATGACAAGTGAGGAGTACAAGAACGCCGTCTTACAGGCAAAGGAGCACATTGCTGCAGGAGACATATTTCAAATTGTTTTAAGTCAACGTTTTGAGAGAAGAACATTTGCTGACCCATTTGAAGTATACAGAGCATTAAGAATTGTGAATCCAAGCCCGTACATGACTTACATACAA GCCAGAGGCTGCATTTTAGTTGCATCGAGTCCAGAGATCCTGACACATGTAAAGAAA AGAAGAATTGTTAATCGACCATTGGCTGGGACAAGCAGAAGAGGGAAGACACCTGATGAGGATGTGATGTTGGAAATGCAGATGTTAAAAGATGAGAAACAATGCGCGGAGCACATCATGCTGGTTGATTTGGGACGAAATGATGTAGGAAAG GTGTCGGGAGAGTTGCTTGATCATTTAACCTGTTGGGATGCACTGCGTGCTGCATTGCCTGTTGGGACCGTCAGTGGAGCACCAAAG GTAAAGGCCATGGAGTTGATTGATCAACTAGAAGTAGCTCGGAGAGGGCCTTACAGTGGTGGGTTTGGAGGAATTTCATTTTCAGGTGACATGGACATCGCACTAGCTCTAAGGACGATGGTATTCCTCACCGGAGCTCATTATGACACAATGTATTCATACACAGATGCCAGCAAGCGTCAGGAATGGGTTGCTCATCTCCAATCGGGGGCTGGAATTGTGGCTGATAGTGATCCTGACGAGGAACAGATAGAATGCGAAAATAAAGTGGCCGGTCTATGCCGGGCCATTGACTTGGCTGAATCAGCTTTTGTAAAGGGAAGACAGGAACCTTCAGTCAAGATGAATGGTTCTGTGCCAAATCTATTTTCAAGGGTGCAATCAGAGTCTCAAAGATCGGTTACTTCAAAAGCCAGAGTACATGAGAAAAGAAACCAGTAA